Within the Vigna angularis cultivar LongXiaoDou No.4 chromosome 10, ASM1680809v1, whole genome shotgun sequence genome, the region TCTATCAGAGAAATTTGAAGGGACTTTGATTTGATTGGATAGGAAAAAAGTGCTTTAGCTAGTGATTCCATCAgaaaaatgttaattatcaacatgtttttcaaaattcaataataaaagggaaaaaggaaatatttatttttggttagtATTTGTTCGAGATATAGTATACCTTTCAAATCCCTCTCCTCGGTCACCAAACCACATGGACATGATGGTTTATGCGTGAACGTAATAAATCAGGGATGCGCAGATTTAGTTTTTCAAACCACATTCTTCTTATGATTAACATCAACTTATACTAATAAATTGTATGTTATCATTATTAGTCATAATATTAACAtctcaaaaacataaaaaaacacactaaatttatgataaaattacacAGTACACATAACacattcattataaaaaaaactatataaaaatatagctaaataataataaatttataatttcattcacaaaaatcattttatattttaaattttatattctagAAAAAGAATTATtcgatatattaaaaaatttatcattaattaattctcttacattaaaaaaaacattaaaatttattaacttttctaaaagtatttattttgaaggatttaaaattaacaatttttgaCTTATTCCtactaaattttcttcttacttAAAATGGTTTATTAGAACTTTTCAACTCATGAAACacatttagtttatttaaaagttaatttcttaataatcataatattaatataatttttatctagTTTTATTATAGTAACTTGTGcgtattgttattattattatttaaatttttataaattaatttattgggTCATTTATTGGGTCCATCGAGGAGAGGGGGTTCACCAAAAAGACAGAAACATCAATGAAATATAAGACtaaggtttaatacctcttttggtccctcgaaatgGGGCAAATGTTCAATTGCGTCCTACGTTTTTTTCGAAGTTTAATGTGTTCCcgacttttgaaaaaaatgtgcaATTAAGTCCTTTTTGGTAAGggcgttaattttttaacgggCCAGAGCCAGCTAACAGGGTGGATTGAAGTTTGCAACGTGTCTACTGTGTAAGGGTAAACGTGTCTTTTAATTCTAATGCATCCTTTAATACTTGatagattatttttaactaaatatatatatgcagCAAATACATCATTGAgtaatttaatatacatttcaCTCAATTACATTTTCAGTAAATTATAATTTCGGTCTTCTAAATCTATTATTCAAATTTACtctctaattttttaattaactaatgCTTTATTTTTCTAGTCTTTGAGATGAACAATTAAATTGCTCTTaattattaacttaaatatCATCAACAAAATATTATCTCAAACATTTCTTACTTCTCTCCAAAGGAAGTAAAAAATGTGCAATTAAGTCCTTTTTGGTAAcggcgttaattttttaacgggCCAAGGCCAGTTAACAGGGTGGACTGAAGTTTGCAACGTGTCTGCTGTGTAAGGGTAAACGTGTCTTTTAATTCTAATGCATCCTTTAATACTTGatagattatttttaactaaaaatatatgcagCAAATACATCATTgagtaatttaaaatacatttcacTCAATTACATTTTCAGTAAATTATAATTTCGGTCTTCTAAATCTATTATTCAAATTTActctctaatttttttaattaactgtTCTAATTAGATCTTCCCATAATTCGTAATGCTTTATTTTTCTAGTCTTTGAGATGAACAATTAAATTGCTCTTaattattaacttaaatatCATCAACAAAATATTATCTCAGACATTTCTTACTTCTCTCCAAaggaattaagaaattttttgcGTTTGTATTTCGTTTGAATTAAGAACGAGAAAATATAAGTTTGAGGTTGTCGTGTAATCGGAATAGCTTCCtctgaaattgaaattagaAAATCTGTGAAGATGGTGAAGGGTTGATGGAGATGTTCTTTTGTAGCATCCATTTTCCTCAACCTTCTAAAAACCCTTCGAATTTGCTCCTTCTTTCTGGTCCTCTCTGCTTTTTCAATTTGCATTCAATGTAGCACTTCACTCCCATAACGTCATCTTCATTTCCAACCGCCAAAGATTGGATTCCAAACCCCCTTTTCTTTTGCAGGTCACCAATCTCTCtgctttttttttccttttcgtTTCTGCTAACTTGCTGTTTCCAATTCATTCTGCAGATTTCAGCTTCAGGAAAACCCTTATTTCAAGACACTTCCTCCACAATGATAAATCCCCAAATCATAATTTCTCTGGAACCCAAACCCTAACCTCTGATTTATTAACCACAATAATATACACATGTTTACACAGCCACGTATTACCCTCACACAACCACGTATTAACCTTCCCCAGACACGTTGCAAACTTCAGTCCACCCTGGTAGCTGGcccgttaaaaaattaacgccgTTAACAAAAAGGacttaattgtatatttttttcaaaagtcgAGAACACATTGAACTTCAAAAAAAACGTAGGACGCAATTGAACATTTGTtccctttcgagggaccaaaagaggtattaaacctaagactaattatataaaaaaaatgacatcaCTCTCTATCCAAAACTTAAAAGATAATGAGTTAGAGagtcttttatctttatataatactttacttttttatttatataaaacatgGGACTTAATTCAcacttaaatttcaaaacatttttcatcATATAAACTTAAGATCGAGTACATGCttatactaaataatatataatagatattttatcttttataatcaCGTTTTATGTTTATTGATGTTTTAGTTGAACTAAATAAATtgtctttataattttataaagacAATATTACTGTTTTATAACGTGGAGATATAATAAGATATATTGTTTCTGGATGGATGTATATCAGAAATAATTACATTCGGTATTTGACCTTACATTTAGGTATTTGACCTTGTCAACTCTTTTGGTGTACCTCGATGCAGTGTCATGAGTTGAGTTAATATATTACGTACACGTAGATGGGACCtcaacaaaagtaaaataataataataatacttatttgTTCTCAcatctttaaatattttgaatctttttattttttcagaaatgTTGAAGTAATTATATCCTTATTTGCATGAACCACCGTTGGTGCATCTGATGTTTTTATATGCTAGAAATTACGAATATTCAAGACCCAGATTTTGAATGGTTCCCTCTTCCTTTTCATTATGCAGTTACAGTTTATGGTAAGTCTCAGTCACGGACTCATCCAAACCCATTTGAACTTATCTGGAGcctacatacacacacacacacatatatatatatatatatatatatatatatatatatagagatatATATAGCAAACTTCAACAACTACTCTCAATGTAATTTAATGCAGACAGAGAGCAAGAAAGAGAGTGCAGTTGCATACTGCAAAGTCACACACAGCTCATCATCATGAACCACTCACGCAATGACCAAAGAAAGAGCTCAATAACTATAACAACACAATCAAGCACTGAAGATTGAATAAacattcatattatattattatattataattatgttaagGTTCCTGTTATTACTAGCTTAATAAGTTAAATCTGAACCTTGCATGGTATCAAATCTTCGGTGATAATAAATATTCCATCTTCTTTTCTACCTTGTATATTATGACACATCCACTACCACCTCCTACCTCATTCCTAATCTCTCCACGTTAGCTACTTTCTTCAATACAGCAGCACAACCAAAATCACTACGTGCCCACCTCCTCTTTTCCCTTCCCATCTTCACTTTCTGCCTTTTTGCAAACGTACATTGCAGTTTGCAGTTGCAGGGCACCTTCTTGTGTTAGCTACTACTAGTTTTTGCTTACTTTTCAGAaaagggttattcttcttttttcttttctcttttttctggCCAGAATGTCAGACCGGGGTACCTTCTCCGGTGACTCGGCCGTGGATGCTAAGAGCAAAAAGGAACACAAAGTTTCTCTGCTGAAACTCTTCTCTTTTGCTGACTTCTATGACTGTGTCTTAATGGCCTTTGGATCTGTTGGGGCATGTATACATGGTGCTTCTGTTCCcgttttctttatcttctttggCAAGTTGATCAATGTCATAGGCTTGGCCTATCTTTTCCCCAAGGAAGCTTCTCACAAAGTTGCCAAGGTTTGTAGCAACAACTAACAACCTTTTCTCCTGTCCTCTTCCATATTAACCTTCCAAGGTAGTAACTGTTTGGCTggaaaaaaaacaacactttCTGTCAATTGAAGGCTAATTTGGACTTAACTATTGCATTCAAGAAATGTAACTATCTTACTAGCTGCATGTTTTAATGTGATACTTGTTTTCAATTTTGCAGTACTCTATGGATTTTGTGTATCTAAGTGTAGCAATATTGTTTTCATCTTGGATAGGTATGAAAATAGCCAAGTCAAAAATCATGTGTTATCTCAGTTGATTTAATTTTGTCAAATCTTAGTAActaaagaatataattaattaatattgatgtTGGATTGATCATATAGAGGTCGCTTGTTGGATGCATACTGGGGAACGTCAAGCTGCAAAGATGAGAATGGCTTATTTGAAGTCAATGTTGAATCAAGATATAAGTCTATTTGACACCGAGGCATCAACAGGAGAGGTTATTTCTGCCATCACCAGTGACATTATCATCGTTCAAGATGCACTATCCGAGAAGGTATGCATTTTAACCCATATTTCTTACTGCTTCCATGCATTTCTGAATGTTTTTCCTATCCTCATTACATATAAACTAAGAAGTTGTACAAAAACTTATTCCCAtgtcaatttcaattttaatctcattcagttttttttgtttttttctggCTTCTTCAATCCATCTGGTGAAATTGTTTTCATTAATCATTATTAATTGCCGCTTCAACTTTGTTCGGACAATTTTTAGTTTATGGAGCCTTCCCCTATTCTTCGCTTCCCCAAACCAGTAAgagacataattttttttaagaagatttttcttcatgtaatttaaataaCAGGTAAGACTACAATTAATTGTTATTAAGAAAGTTTCCCTTGAATAtagatttgaaaatagaaatattttgaaaaagaacaTTGAATACACCTATTAAGATATAATAAATGCTGTTATTTGGGTAACAGCGCGGTGGGTTGGGGAATTTCACTTGAAGCGGTAAAATAATAACTTCAGCATTTGGCGTTTCTTATGGTTATGTTCTTCCCTTCTTCCGCGCCTGTGTTTTGTCTCTGACATCATTGATATACGAAAATCGAACAGTGTGGATTTAATGCATCCGATAGCATTTATGCGCCCGGTCGATATGGTTGCGTTGGTTTTAAGGTTTTGAGTTTTTAACCTGAGCTGCATGTGCCTCCAATAAAATGCACACTTACTTTAGGATGCATGCAATTATGATTCAGCATCTACCAACAGTATCTCTGTGACCATTCACCAGACACGTAGCCACAACCATATGCCACACTAAACCATTTCTATGGTTTTAATCCATTTCAATTAATGGAACAATTTTTGTGGTCATTTACGTTTTAACATTCGAAGAGTTCAACGTTAATTGTTTATCAGAAGACCATTAAACTTTGTCAACTTAATCTATTGTGGCATTATATGATGAAATAATAAAAGCTGTTGCACATTCTAAATTAATTAGCTTTTTTCATGGGTTTTCTCCTGTGTATTTCGTTACATGGATAGAATTACTTctaaataagtattttaaaacttaacGAATGCATGTTAAACGTAAAAAGATTGATAATAGTTGAAGATTGGAATTTACAGGTGGGGAACTTCATGCACTACATAAGCCGATTTTTAGCAGGGTTTATTATTGGGTTTGTTAGAGTGTGGCAGATAAGTCTTGTGACTCTTTCAATTGTACCTTTGATTGCCCTTGCTGGAGGTCTTTATGCATACGTCACAATTGGTCTTATTGCAAAAGTTCGAAAAGCCTATGTGCGAGCTGGGGAAATCGCTGAAGAggtaattaattaacttaattttcataaaattattcaaCTGTTTTCTACTATCTTGTGTACGATCAAAGAAAATCTTGCTACCTATGTGGTTTGGATTATTTAGGGTTTTACCAATGTTCATTAAAGAATGCTAGATACCATGTTTTTGAACTACTAAGTGAAATTCATGCTATTTACAATGTTTTTTAACTACTAAGTGGAAATTCATGCAGAACATTAGATTGGCAGGAATTAGGTCACTATATTAAGAGTGAAAGCTGTCGTATTTGCATGAATTTCAATCATAGCAACAGTAGTGTGGCTAGTTCTTTAAGACATGGCTCAATGTTGTACTCTTTGTGAGTTTCAGGTGATAGGTAATGTTAGAACGGTTCAAGCATTTGCTGGAGAAGAAAGAGCAGTAAAGTCGTATAAAGCTGCTCTCATGAAAACTTATGTAAACGGTAGAAAAGCAGGTTTGGCAAAGGGCCTGGGCCTGGGCTCAATGCATTGTGTCCTTTTTCTATCGTGGGCTTTGCTTGTTTGGTTTACTAGTATTGTTGTTCACAAGAATATTGCAAATGGAGGCGAGTCTTTCACTACCATGCTCAATGTTGTGATCTCTGGCCTGTAAGCCCTTTCTATCTTCTACATGACATCCTAGAAGAGTTCATAATAATTGTGTATCGTGGAATAAGATGTATCTTATTTTGGTTTCAATTTTCATGCAGAAATTTGCACATGCACACACATGTAGTGAAGTACATTTTTCTGATAAGGCTGATATAATGAAATTCAATGATAGTACATTTTGCTGTTATTCACTAGAGTGAATTACATATAGTTGAATAATAGTATAAAAACATGTTACAGTGAGCTTACACATTTATTCTAATCTTAATCATATTTTCTTCCTTctacaatatatttattaatgtcATTTCCTTGCCAATTGTTAATACAACCAGACTATAGTTGACATTGCATTATGGATTTTATCTAGTTTAAGGTTGTATTtcttgtgttaaattttttttcttcattaagGTAAGTGTGAAGGTCGTGTTTTGTTTCTCAGATCACTTGGGCAGGCAGCACCAGATATCACTGCATTCATTCGAGCAAAGGCAGCAGCTTATCCAATCTTTGAGATGATAGAGAGGGACACAGTGACCAAAAGTAGCTCAAAAACTGGTCGCAAGTTGGGCAAATTGGAGGGTGACATCCAGTTTGAGAATGTCTGTTTCAGTTACCCATCTCGTCCAGATGTAGTAATATTCAACAACCTGTGTCTTGACATTCCTTCAGGGAAAATTGTAGCCCTTGTGGGAGGAAGTGGTTCGGGAAAGAGCACTGTCATATCATTGATCGAACGCTTTTACGAACCACTTTCTGGACAGATACTGTTAGACAGAAATGATATCAGGGAACTTGATCTCAAATGGCTTAGGCAGCAAATTGGGCTGGTAAATCAAGAACCTGCCCTTTTTGCTACAAGCATCAAGGAGAATATACTTTATGGAAAAGATGATGCCACTCTCGAAGAACTAAAGCGTGCTGTGAAGCTTTCAGATGCTCAGTCTTTCATTAGCAATCTTCCTGATAGACTAGAAACTCAGGTAAGATATTTATGTGTATTTCAAGAGGTTTTCCATAACAAAGTAAATATGgtgaactttttcttttccttgagAGGTGATAGTGGTGACACTAAATcagttttttatcttttcaggTTGGTGAGAGAGGGATACAACTCTCAGGAGGGCAAAAACAAAGGATTGCAATATCTCGTGCAATCGTGAAAAATCCATCAATTCTTTTGTTGGATGAAGCAACGAGTGCTCTGGATGCTGAGTCTGAGAAGAGTGTACAGGAGGCTCTTGATCGTGTGATGGTTGGGAGAACAACAGTTGTAGTGGCACACAGACTTTCAACCATCAGGAATGCAGATTTGATTGCTGTTGTACAGGGAGGGAAGATTGTGGAAACCGGTAACCATGAAGAGCTCATGTCTAACCCAAGTAGTGTATATGCATCTCTTGTTCAACTCCAAGAGGCAACTTCTCTGCAACGCCTCCCTTCGGTTGGTCCTAGCATGGGACGCCAACCAAGGTACTTCATTCTCATTTTCATCGGGACACTTAAATGTAAAGCTttgataaaagttttaaaaatacacAAGTTAATTGAATGCTTCTGTATGTCTTTTACGTTTGCCTCTTGGATAACAATTCCATTAACGTGCTgtttatgattatatatttcttttggttGCAGCATAACCTACTCGAGAGAGTTATCCCGTACAACCACCAGCCTTGGTGGTAGTTTTCGATCAGATAAAGAATCTATTGGCCGGGTTTGTGCTGaagaaactgaaaattctgGCAAGAAAAAGCATGTTTCAGCAGCAAGACTGTATTCTATGGTCGGTCCTGACTGGTTTTATGGGGTTTTTGGGACCTTATGCGCATTTATTGCTGGAGCACAGATGCCACTTTTTGCACTTGGAATTTCTCATGCACTTGTATCATACTATATGGACTGGGACACAACATGTCGCGaagttaaaaaaattgctttTCTCTTCTGTGGAGCAGCAGTTATAACAATCACTGTCCATGCCATTGAACATCTGTCTTTTGGAATCATGGGAGAGCGACTTACCCTTCGTGTGAGGGAAATGATGTTTTCAGGTAATATTTATCAATTGATTATTACTTGCTCCCATCACTTGTACACTTTTCTTGCCATGAAATGTTTCCTTTCAAGCTTCTTACTTCAATCAATTCACACTGAATGTGAATGTATCAGCAAAAGTCCATTATTTTGTAGTTTGTGTTACACATTTTGAGGATTCGGTATGTTCATGAATCATGATCAGTGATACAATTAATCAATTCATTTtctgatgaattatattttaaaggtgCATTTGAGTTTTCAGTATTCAATATATTATTGCCGTTTTTACTTTTGATGTATATAAAAAATCTGAAAACTAAATACATAGCTATCGGAGCTTCTCAATTAACTTCCCTTGCTCATCTGGGTGCAGCTATCTTGAAGAACGAAATTGGATGGTTTGATGATACAAACAACACAAGTTCTATGCTGTCATCGCAGTTAGAGACTGATGCTACATTGTTAAGAACTATAGTCGTTGATCGTTCAACAATTCTGTTACAGAACATTGGTTTGGTTGTTGCTTCATTTATTATTGCCTTCATCTTGAACTGGAGAATAACACTTATTGTCGTAGCTACATATCCTTTTGTCATTAGTGGTCATATCAGTGAGGTGATTTTCCTTATTTAACATTTCAACATCATAGAACTAGCATATCTTTCTGCGTTTTAATATTTCCCCGGGATCATTTCAGAAACTTTTTATGAAAGGATATGGTGGCAACTTGAGCAAAGCATACCTAAAAGCCAACATGCTTGCTGGGGAGGCTGTGAGCAATATACGCACTGTGGCTGCATTTTGTTCTGAAGAAAAGGTCCTTGACCTTTATGCTAATGAGCTTCTTGATCCCTCTAAACGCTCATTTAAACGGGGCCAAATTGCTGGCATATTCTATGGCGTTTCCCAGTTCTTTATTTTCTCATCTTATGGTCTTGCCCTGTGGTAGATGTTTTAACTTTATTCTGTCTTAAGTAGGCTACTTGTAGGATTAATGTCTTACCAAATGCTGGTTACATTTGTGCTTAGAGTGTAAACCTTTTGCAGGTATGGATCTACTTTGATGGAAAAGGAGCTTGCAAGCTTTAAATCAATTATGAAGTCATTTATGGTTTTGATAGTAACAGCTCTGGCTATGGGGGAGACTTTGGCCCTTGCACCAGACCTTTTGAAAGGGAACCAAATGGTTGCATCAGTTTTCGAAGTGATGGATAGAAAGTCAGGAATAACAGGAGATGTTGGAGAAGAATTGAAAACAGTTGAGGGAACAATTGAGCTCAAAAGAATCAATTTCAGCTACCCTTCAAGGCCAGATGTGATTATTTTCAAGGATTTCAACCTAAGAGTTCCCGCAGGCAAGAGTGTTGCTCTAGTGGGGCAAAGTGGTTCTGGTAAAAGCTCTGTGATTTCCCTTATCCTCAGATTTTATGATCCAGTATCCGGAAGGGTGTTAGTTGATGGTAAGTTTTTCGTAGAACTTTATCCAATTAAATGCAAAGGATTTGTCATTGACCCATTTGCATGCATAAGCTATTTGCCTGTAACATTCTTTTAACAAGAATAAATGAAACTTACAGGCAAAGACATCACAAAACTTAATCTGAAATCTCTTAGGAGACACATTGGTCTTGTGCAACAAGAGCCAGCTCTTTTTGCCACATCAATTTATGAAAACATACTCTATGGAAAAGAAGGTGCCTCTGATTCAGAAGTGATTGAAGCAGCTAAGCTTGCCAATGCTCATAACTTCATCAGTGGTCTTCCTGAGGGCTACTCCACCAAAGTAGGAGAACGAGGAGTGCAACTATCTGGTGGGCAAAGACAAAGGGTAGCCATTGCAAGAGCAGTTCTAAAGAACCCTGAAATCTTGCTTCTTGATGAAGCCACTAGTGCACTTGATGTGGAGTCAGAGCGTGTGGTGCAGCAAGCATTGGACAGATTAATGCAGAACAGAACAACAGTTATGGTGGCACATAGGCTATCCACCATAAGAAATGCTGACCAAATCTCAGTTTTACAGGATGGAAAGATAATTGAGCAAGGGACTCATTCAAGTCtcatagaaaataaaaatggagcATACTTTAAACTAGTCAACCTTCAACAACAACAGCATCATCAATTATAGCATAATGGAAGAAGaacataacaaaaaaacatgGATTTTTTATActgtaattttgtattttttttttagtttttcccCCACATTTATAGAGAATGATGTGGATTGGGAAGCTGATGTCGGATCCAAATAATTTCATACAATATATGTGTATGTAAGTGCCATAAAATGTAAAATGGCTTCATGTATTTAGTTCTTCATTCTGATTTATTATCACCTCTGGTGATAGCATGCTTataacataaaacaaagaaaagattGCACATTGCTTATAGCATGCTTATCACCTAACAAAAAAACAGTGTTAACATTGCTTATTCACTTTCACTGTTCAAAacattatcaaaataataaatataaatatcataaataaatgaaacaatTAGTGAAACTACATCATCTTGTGCTGTAGAACTGCTGTTACTGGATTTTCACGCGAACTATGTAATATATTGTGTCAGGATGTCAGAAATATCAATTCAAGGATCGATAAATTCTCTAGTCTGTTGAGTTGACATTTTtctgtaaatttttttgtaatctACGTGTTTCaatatataatagatatatttaatgaatatattcttttttagttcctaaattaaaaaaaggcaTATTGCCATGACAAAAGTATCTGCTAATCAGTTTTTCTATTGTTTATCAAAGTATGACAATATcgtaattctttttatatataggAAAAGCCAAATGTCAAGCCAACTATGTTGACCAGAAAAGTGTGTATATATACACTTCTTTATAATATGATGTTTCAAAATGTTAATTACATTAGCAATATATCAAAACTCAATCTGTTTTGCTTAGACATCACATAAATAGTCTAGTATGAAATCTAtactaaaattttcaactttttttttcaatgtataATTAGTAAAAGAAGTTCATTTTCATCTTGTTGCAATTGAGTATATTCACAAGAAATTATCTAATGACTCATTTTGATATgcaacaaataattataaattttaaaaaattagaataactTACTTTTcacatataaataattatattaattatatttttttcacatgcAAAAACATATAAGATGATTacaaattaacaattaaaaaaaaatccattcttgcttttttatatataatatggaaACTTGATTTTTAGAATTTTCATGGTGGTTTCTTTGTTTTGCTAATCAAGTGATCTAGTTATGTGTCACAGCCATTAAAAATCCACTCAGGATTCGCTTTAGTGGATTTCACGTGTCAAGAGGGGGGCTCGACACTCAGCTGGTGGAAGACAGGTGTTagcagatgagcggacgctcgttttgacgtTGGAAGGAAAACTTTGATTTTCAGAAATCCACGCCACTcactgcatgcacccttcttcctcAGATTCTGAAtaatctcattttctcctccttctcactacatctccttcatcttctctctaagaaattctCACCTTTGCTTCCTCCAATCACCATTCAGGCACCGTTTCTACTTCTCCGGTgtcaagagcttcagtttgaaccgatcggttttggGTTCTGATCTGGTTAGTTCTTCTTTTCACTTAGCCGTGCGTTTTCTtggacatgcaaaccaagttatGGTTTCCTGTGTTAATAACTCTTCTGAAACAAGAGGTTCTGATAGTATATTGGTTTTACTTGGTTTTAGTTtggaaattgttgagcgttgagggtagaaggattCTTAGAGGTGAATCAGTGGTCCTATTTGTGAACGTTCGCTCACAtcaaaggtaagggaagcttatttaatttaatttgtatgttgctATGTTctgattgtatgaagtatgaaaatttaatatgatatggatgtatgaGATTTTGAAGATAAATAATTCCTAAGTATGAAATTTCCCTAAGTTGATATGTGTTCGTTACTgaatggtctttgaccgttcggtttttatAAGGGACTCGTTTAGAacggaattctttcatttggaaagaatttatgttgaggacgagcgtcttcgtctAGTACAATTTGTATATAGGCGTTCCACCAAGGATATCCTTTCCttggtattttattataaatttaagtatatctGTGTAGTAGTATGttcgttcgttcttgaacatTAGTAAAATGATATTCTATATTCACCAAGCGATCGTACTATTCTGTgctaggtctttcaccaagcgctcgtactatttAGTGCTGGGTCTTACACTAAGCGCTCATTCTCTTTTCTATAATCTaccttgatgaaaatagcgttcatCCAAACTTAATGGTGTTCACCATCTACTGTGCTCGGTCTTTGAATGACATTCGGTTTTCttgaggataaatttataagtaagctaagtatttataagcgTTCAATTTCTTCATATGAGTCTTCTAAGTACTATTATTTGAATGTCTTGTAGTGTCTGTCTCCATTAGCTTCGGCCTAAAGTCTTAGTACTCAGTCTAGGCTTTAAGCTGTTCAGTTAAAACGCTCATGGGTCAATTCATCAAATTGATTCACCttgtaaataacgttcgatCCTTTTaaatcttgagaaatattattgaaCTCGATCTCTTTCAAATCCTGATGGTAATTCTCTCTCGGTTTTGATCTATTCTGGAACTGGAAACCTCTCGGTCTCAGTCCAAGTGTTCGGTTTTGTATCTTAAGTGATCTTAGTTAAAATTGAAGTTAGAAAATggaagatgatggaatatgatgtatatgaaatgtatttgatttttgacgagtattccggggaggaatatctcatgaatggatattggaatttggtaaggtttaatccttttctacatccctatttatgtacgaatgtctcaattgggtcctcgttttttaatgtgtatcaaaatggtccctaattttggaaattgatatcaattgagtccttcccgttaagttggctggacggcgttaaaaaaattgatgagtgggat harbors:
- the LOC108335702 gene encoding ABC transporter B family member 2 isoform X2, with the protein product MYTWCFCSRFLYLLWQVDQCHRLGLSFPQGSFSQSCQEVACWMHTGERQAAKMRMAYLKSMLNQDISLFDTEASTGEVISAITSDIIIVQDALSEKVGNFMHYISRFLAGFIIGFVRVWQISLVTLSIVPLIALAGGLYAYVTIGLIAKVRKAYVRAGEIAEEVIGNVRTVQAFAGEERAVKSYKAALMKTYVNGRKAGLAKGLGLGSMHCVLFLSWALLVWFTSIVVHKNIANGGESFTTMLNVVISGLSLGQAAPDITAFIRAKAAAYPIFEMIERDTVTKSSSKTGRKLGKLEGDIQFENVCFSYPSRPDVVIFNNLCLDIPSGKIVALVGGSGSGKSTVISLIERFYEPLSGQILLDRNDIRELDLKWLRQQIGLVNQEPALFATSIKENILYGKDDATLEELKRAVKLSDAQSFISNLPDRLETQVGERGIQLSGGQKQRIAISRAIVKNPSILLLDEATSALDAESEKSVQEALDRVMVGRTTVVVAHRLSTIRNADLIAVVQGGKIVETGNHEELMSNPSSVYASLVQLQEATSLQRLPSVGPSMGRQPSITYSRELSRTTTSLGGSFRSDKESIGRVCAEETENSGKKKHVSAARLYSMVGPDWFYGVFGTLCAFIAGAQMPLFALGISHALVSYYMDWDTTCREVKKIAFLFCGAAVITITVHAIEHLSFGIMGERLTLRVREMMFSAILKNEIGWFDDTNNTSSMLSSQLETDATLLRTIVVDRSTILLQNIGLVVASFIIAFILNWRITLIVVATYPFVISGHISEKLFMKGYGGNLSKAYLKANMLAGEAVSNIRTVAAFCSEEKVLDLYANELLDPSKRSFKRGQIAGIFYGVSQFFIFSSYGLALWYGSTLMEKELASFKSIMKSFMVLIVTALAMGETLALAPDLLKGNQMVASVFEVMDRKSGITGDVGEELKTVEGTIELKRINFSYPSRPDVIIFKDFNLRVPAGKSVALVGQSGSGKSSVISLILRFYDPVSGRVLVDGKDITKLNLKSLRRHIGLVQQEPALFATSIYENILYGKEGASDSEVIEAAKLANAHNFISGLPEGYSTKVGERGVQLSGGQRQRVAIARAVLKNPEILLLDEATSALDVESERVVQQALDRLMQNRTTVMVAHRLSTIRNADQISVLQDGKIIEQGTHSSLIENKNGAYFKLVNLQQQQHHQL